A segment of the Lodderomyces beijingensis strain CBS 14171 genome assembly, chromosome: 1 genome:
CACCTTCGAGAAACTCTTCAATAACAATTTCGTTTCCGGCATCTCCAAAATTCTTATCAACCATGATTTTGTTCAAACCTTCAAGAGCCTCTTCTTTAGTCTCGGGGATCAAAACACCTTTACCTGCGGCAATCCCATCGGCTTTCAAAACAATCTTgtaatcaacttgttcaatgtgtttctttgcttcttcaaaacTGGTGAAATTTGCATATTGGGCAGTGGGGATCTTGTGCTTTTTCATAAAGTCCTTGGAAAAGGCCTTTGAGCCTTCCATAACTGCCGCTTTGGCGCTGGGTCCAAACACGGGAATACCAACGCTGGTGAAGATCGAGGTTATTCCATCAACCAAAGGTTGCTCGGGACCAGGCACAACCAaattgatttttttctcaaggGCAAACTTCTGCAACTTGTCGAAATCCAGCGGGGATGAGCCAAGAGGCACATTGGTGAATTTTGACGATGGAGATGACGTCGTGCCTCCATTGCCTGGTGCAACGTATATATGGTTGACAGTAGGCGATTGCAACAATCTCCATACTATAGCATGTTCTctaccaccattaccaacaacaagaataTTGAGGGACATTCTGTAAAAAATATGGTTCCACCTGTGAAAGTGTTGATGAGATGACTTGAACGATGTGGATCGTGGAGCGTGAGAGAGCGATGGTTTGTAAAAGTTgcaacatttttttttttctcctgtAACTGTAACTGCAACTATtgactgaaaaaaaaaacaagagcgGATGTTGAGATGCATCAAGTTAATAATATTAGTTTCTGACTCCGGTCAAAGGAAGATCTACTGAGATCGTGGGAAGGGCTAGTCCTTACACTTTAAAGATGACAGCTAGCTTGTCAAGGCTCAAGATCAGTCTTTGAAGTAGAATGTAATACGAGTCCTTTGAGATGGAGTTCACGAGTTTTGGTgaaattttgcattttattcctctttttctttcacaGAGaatttgctgcaaaatgacTCAACGATCAAaaatcaagtttttgaattgGCCCAAACCCTGTACCTTTCAATCTTTTAAAGTTGTTTGAGATGAAACTACAGGTACCAGAGACACACTTGTTGACGAAAAGGGGAAACTTCTCTGACAAGATCTGAAATCTGCAAGAGATTCCAGATCCTCCAGTTCGTGTGGCTGCTTTTCTACTTTTCCCACAAACTGTCCGCTTTTTCCAGATCTCTAGCTATCGCGATTTTTAAAGATTCTTCCCCATTTATCACTACTTAAATGAAAGGGAGCAAAATGTCGCCAACGTTGTTGTTACTTTTTGCAGTTTTCAAGCGCGCAGACCCTAATAGAAATCTTGTATGAACAAGCTGCAGCTGGAATCCATCCAGTGTCAAGCTGGTCAACAATAAGGAGACTGGAAAATGTTCCTCCAGGTTGTACATCATATATATCATCCTTGACAAGTGCCTGATTTAGTGTTTAACAAgtttggtggttggttggcCTTTTTGACCAGCACAGCGTCCACGCTTCGGCCACTTGGTCTAGTTAATACCACATTGGCATTGACAGCTAGCCGCGAGAAAAATGCACCCCTTTTTCGTTACTTttgcaagagaagaagcgtgtgtgtgtgtgtggggggggggggggaagggggggggaaaggtTCTTGATTGCATCTCATTTACAATAAAGACAATCTTGTCATCATCCTGTCGGCTTATGTTTTGATCCGCTCTGGCCAATAACGATCCTGCCAGTTCAATCCCGACTattttttgacttttttgttttaaaATTAAAGAAGACAGCTTTAGCCTGAAGTGTCGGACAGGAGTTGAACAGTAGATTCTATGCAGTAATACATTAGTTTCAATCCAATAGGTGCTGCAAAGCGGATCTCTTTAATTCTCCTCCTCTACAAATCAAGACCTCTGGCGTTGTAGATGAGATTTGCATGCACATTAGACGTTCCCATTGGCTATTGGCTGAAACTTCTGCAGCTATTGAATATAAGCCACCTAACATTGCGTCTCCCTATGTCTCTTTCTCCCTGTCATAATTagtgggtttttttctctcctaaccatcaccaccactactactactacgGGCCCGATCGCTATTGAACGGGCTGGAGGTAATTAATCTGACGGACAGACAGACAGGTGCCCTCTTTGTTAAACGGATGCAACACAAGTCGAATTTATTTGAGCCATCCGATTGTAAATCATTTGCTTTGATGGTTATGCTTTTTTAATTCCCGATGCAGTGTAAAGATTTAGGACTACAGACATTCAAACATTTGATTATCAGATTAATCTACTGTCTACATATTGCATTCAATCTTTTATAAATATATTTAATGCCGTTCGACTTTTTCAGGGTTCTTGAGTCGAGTTGAATACTCTTGCTAGCAGGTGTaacctcttcttcttcttctgcttcaaacaaaaaaacatggTTTCTTTCAACAGCGTCGTTGCTTTAGCATTTGCATTCACTTCAACTTACTCCTTCTCGCTTTTACACGATGAAGCCGGCTTTGCCATCTTGCCCCCCACCGATAAAGTGTTGCAACATTTGGAAGAAGCAGGTAAGAAAGACTCGTCTCAACAGTATGAAGTCGTCACTACTGTTCATCAAAACGGTGAAATAATCCAAGTTAATTTACACACGCATCAAATTAGACGTATTGGCAAATTCCAATACAACTACGACAACTCGGCTTACAATGACGAAAGCAAGAGAgaccaagttttcaacaagagaaCTATCGAGGACTCAGATTTGCAGCAATGTTTCAACGAAGAGGAGGATTTCGAAACCTCGCAATGTGGATTCGATTTCATAGGCTATAACGAAGCTAGCAACTGCACTGCTGATGCCACCAAGTATTCGTGTGTCTTGGATGTCATGAAGCAACAAGATGCGACTTTGAAGCTCATGGATATGGACTCGGTGCCTGCGCAAGTCAGATGTTACCACAAGTTGTCCACTGCCCAATCTGACAAGGTCACTGGTGGTGCTTGCGCCAAGTAGAGCTGTCATTGGTTTAGCTACTAgatctcttctttttttttttttttcctcaaaaCTTTCCGAAATTCGTATATATACTTCTTTGAATTTTAAATTTTAATTGATTTCATTGCAGAAGCGATTCCATCTCCCCCAGTGTCTCTAATATTAATGCTAAATCTATATACAGTaacaaaaaacaccacaacACTGGGTGGGAGACTGTGAAGTGGTTCATTACAGGTTCATCAGATAGCCACGTCTCCTAGCCCAACAACACCTTCGAATTTGTGGTTTGCGTCGCTTGGCACGCTGATTTGATCACCTTCAGCTGTAATGGGCGAGTACAAATAGTAAGCCAATAAACTATTGATCGATGCACGAGTTTGCGCTTCTTTTAAACTTGACCCGATACCTTCGCCCAATTTTTCGTTACCAACAAAGACCCCAGCTAAAAACTGCGGACTGGCGGATTTCCTACCTGTTTCAGCAATTAACCTAATAGCAACGGGTTCTTCAAATTGCAATTTATCGCATAATCTAACCAACTCGTTGATGGGTTGGCTAAACTGGAACATTTCCGCCAACGGTACTTTTCTTGATAATATGTGGTCCTGGATAAACTGCTTGGCTGCCTCTTCGCTGCAATGAGTATAGATGCCTCCGATTATTGATCTTACAGCGGCGGCGTATGCAATATCTTCCTTGGTCaaatgttgttgctgctggctCAAGACTTCTTCAATACCGGCAACTTGAATATTTTGAGACTTGGCGTCCTCGTCCAAGAATCTCAATCTAccatatttcaaaaactcagaTTGCTTACCCAAGAATTTAtccaacttggtcaattcGTCAACTTCGATACCCCAGCTCCTGCCTATACTCAGCAATGCCTCAACCCCCATCAACGAGTCGACCGCGGCATTATGTATCGGCATTGGCAACCTAGGATaatgcaaaagaagataCTCAGCAACGTAATAACTCAACAATGTTTTGCCAACTGTATTTAACCCAAAATTATTAGCTAATCCATCATTTTTCGCAACTGGCAAGCTGTTGAGACACTGCGACAAGGTATTTAATTGGAATTTGGGACTTAGGTTGAGTCTGCTGTGTAATGCTACAAGCAAAGGCGATTGCTCCGATGTAGACTCAGGTAATCTGTGAATGTAGATGTTGGATTGGTATTCATTATTGagtgcagcagcaattggCTCGTTCTCGGTGGAATCTGAAGTCGCCTGCTTCACGCGAGATGAATAAGAAAATGAACGCGTGCCTATCCAAGATTCCAGTAGCCTCAATATGGGCCTCACTTGTGGCCGAAGC
Coding sequences within it:
- a CDS encoding mitochondrial 54S ribosomal protein mL44, whose translation is MLRQAVLRPQVRPILRLSESWIGTRSFSYSSRVKQATSDSTENEPIAAALNNEYQSNIYIHRLPESTSEQSPLLVALHSRLNLSPKFQLNTLSQCLNSLPVAKNDGLANNFGLNTVGKTLLSYYVAEYLLLHYPRLPMPIHNAAVDSLMGVEALSSIGRSWGIEVDELTKLDKFLGKQSEFLKYGRLRFLDEDAKSQNIQVAGIEEVLSQQQQHLTKEDIAYAAAVRSIIGGIYTHCSEEAAKQFIQDHILSRKVPLAEMFQFSQPINELVRLCDKLQFEEPVAIRLIAETGRKSASPQFLAGVFVGNEKLGEGIGSSLKEAQTRASINSLLAYYLYSPITAEGDQISVPSDANHKFEGVVGLGDVAI